A DNA window from Arachis hypogaea cultivar Tifrunner chromosome 18, arahy.Tifrunner.gnm2.J5K5, whole genome shotgun sequence contains the following coding sequences:
- the LOC112771462 gene encoding uncharacterized protein, translating into MATAAKAKLLLCELKTVKADLAFAKARCSKLEEENKMLRDCGTTTTKGQNREDDDMIRFQLETLLAEKARLAGENEVYARENRFPRELVEYHQLTMQDVVYLDDGIAEVPEVYDSSSGVSRITSFNPSPSESPLRVVIRNSESSPILPNEMLTVIEKDSKSASENEAPIPSVSASPK; encoded by the exons ATGGCAACGGCTGCCAAAGCAAAACTACTTCTTTGCGAGCTAAAAACTGTTAAAGCAGATTTGGCTTTTGCAAAAGCCAGGTGTTCTAaactagaagaagaaaataaaatgctCCGCGACTGCGGTACCACTACCACTAAGGGACAGAACCGTGAAGATGATGATATG ATTCGGTTTCAACTGGAGACGCTTCTTGCCGAGAAGGCTCGCTTGGCAGGTGAGAATGAGGTATATGCTAGGGAAAACCGTTTCCCAAGGGAGCTTGTGGAGTACCATCAGCTGACAATGCAGGATGTAGTGTACCTGGATGATGGCATCGCCGAAGTCCCAGAGGTTTATGACAGCTCGAGTGGGGTGTCCCGGATAACGTCTTTCAACCCATCACCATCAGAATCACCTCTTCGAGTGGTTATTCGGAACTCAGAAAGTTCACCTATTCTCCCAAACGAGATGTTAACTGTGATAGAGAAAGATAGTAAGAGTGCATCAGAAAATGAGGCTCCTATTCCTAGTGTCTCAGCTTCTCCAAAGTGA